The window TGGGAGCACGACGGGTAGTACTTGCACACCGGCCCGAGCAGTGGACTGATCGTCCACTGGTACAGCTTGATCAGCGCCAGCAGCGGGTACTTCATCGCGCGCCCCCTCCCAGCAGCCGCCCCAGGGCGGCATCCAGGTCTTGGGCCAGTTGTACGTGGTCGGCGTCACCCGCTCCGGGCAGCGCTCGTACTACTACCAGGCTACCGGGGGGCAACAGGGCGACTCGATCGCGCATCAGATGGCGAAGTCTGCGCTTCACCTTGTTACGGACGACCGAGCCACCGACGGCTTTGCTCACGACGAAACCCGCACGCGTCGGGGGAGCGCTCTCCCCAGGCGCGTGCGGGTCCGTGGCACCGCTACGTAGGTGAACGACGAGGAGCGGGCGGCCGGCCCGGCGTCCTCGTCGTACCGCGGTCGCGAAGTCCTCGCGC is drawn from Streptomyces bottropensis ATCC 25435 and contains these coding sequences:
- the rnpA gene encoding ribonuclease P protein component, whose product is MLPTEHRLRRREDFATAVRRGRRAGRPLLVVHLRSGATDPHAPGESAPPTRAGFVVSKAVGGSVVRNKVKRRLRHLMRDRVALLPPGSLVVVRALPGAGDADHVQLAQDLDAALGRLLGGGAR